In Oceanobacillus sp. FSL K6-2867, one DNA window encodes the following:
- the putP gene encoding sodium/proline symporter PutP — protein sequence MTDYTYQLLAIILYLVAMIAIGVYAYKRTTNLDDYMLGGRNLNAAVSALSAGASDMSQWLLMGLPGAIYLSGLVEGWIAIGLLLGAWLNWIFVAPRLRVYTQVSNNSITIPSFFDNRLKDNSKVLRIVSGIIILVYFTFYVSSGMVAGGVFFESSFGYDYHTGLLVVAGVTIVYTFIGGFLAVSFTDVVQGTMMFLALILVPIFGVMLTGGIGDTISTIQEFNPTLLSFFATATATGIISSLAWGLGYFGQPHIIVRFMAIQSVKETKKARRIGIGWMFLSLVGAAATALVGVAYFQQNPDITLTNHEAVFIQLGQIIFHPFIAGIMLAAVLAAIMSTVSSQLIVTSSALVEDIYKAVFKIDASDKQLVNLGRLAVLLVSGIAMIFAWQQNDTILGLVSFAWAGFGASFGPIILLSLYWRKITGIGAMWGMIVGAVTVFVWGTSKLSKYLYEIVPGFLLCLIVAVVISLLTYKRNEAVEREFDETLEIIKRER from the coding sequence ATGACGGATTATACGTATCAGTTGCTTGCGATTATTCTTTATTTAGTTGCAATGATAGCAATTGGAGTATATGCATACAAGAGAACAACAAATCTAGATGACTACATGCTTGGGGGAAGGAATCTGAATGCGGCGGTATCAGCTCTGAGTGCTGGCGCTTCAGACATGTCACAATGGCTATTGATGGGACTGCCGGGTGCTATTTACCTTTCAGGGCTTGTAGAAGGTTGGATAGCAATTGGATTACTGCTCGGTGCTTGGTTAAACTGGATTTTCGTAGCACCACGTCTTCGTGTCTACACACAAGTATCCAACAATTCGATTACCATCCCGAGCTTTTTTGATAATCGATTGAAAGACAACTCAAAAGTATTGCGAATCGTATCTGGTATTATTATTTTAGTTTACTTTACATTTTACGTTTCATCTGGAATGGTAGCAGGTGGGGTCTTCTTTGAAAGCTCCTTTGGTTATGACTATCATACAGGCTTACTAGTTGTTGCTGGTGTAACAATTGTCTATACATTTATTGGTGGTTTCCTTGCGGTGAGCTTTACGGATGTGGTACAAGGAACGATGATGTTTCTGGCACTTATTCTTGTTCCGATTTTTGGTGTTATGCTAACAGGTGGGATTGGTGATACGATAAGTACGATTCAAGAATTTAACCCAACATTGCTTAGTTTCTTTGCTACGGCAACAGCTACTGGAATTATATCTTCCCTTGCATGGGGATTAGGTTATTTCGGACAGCCGCATATTATCGTAAGATTTATGGCAATTCAATCGGTAAAGGAAACGAAAAAAGCAAGACGAATTGGTATTGGATGGATGTTTCTTTCTTTAGTTGGTGCAGCAGCTACCGCTCTAGTGGGTGTTGCATATTTTCAGCAAAATCCTGATATTACATTAACAAACCATGAAGCAGTTTTTATCCAATTAGGTCAAATTATTTTCCATCCGTTTATTGCGGGAATCATGCTTGCAGCCGTATTGGCCGCGATTATGAGTACGGTATCCTCGCAATTAATCGTAACATCCTCAGCATTGGTTGAAGATATTTATAAGGCTGTATTTAAAATAGATGCTAGTGATAAGCAGCTCGTTAATCTTGGACGATTAGCTGTATTACTTGTTTCTGGTATTGCAATGATCTTTGCTTGGCAGCAAAATGATACGATTCTTGGTCTTGTATCCTTCGCCTGGGCAGGATTTGGTGCTTCCTTTGGGCCAATAATTCTTCTGTCGCTGTATTGGAGAAAAATTACAGGGATCGGTGCGATGTGGGGGATGATTGTTGGTGCGGTTACCGTATTTGTGTGGGGGACTTCTAAACTTTCCAAATACCTATATGAAATTGTCCCAGGCTTCTTATTATGTTTAATAGTTGCTGTAGTTATCAGTCTGCTAACCTATAAGCGGAATGAGGCGGTTGAACGTGAATTTGATGAAACACTTGAAATTATTAAAAGGGAAAGATAG
- a CDS encoding proline dehydrogenase family protein, with product MGNLTREFFIGLSNNKVLNANAKKWGFRLGAEKFVAGIDIVGVVETVRQLNTRGISCTLDNLGEFILDRSEALVAKDEIIQMLETIHEESLDCHVSLKLTQLGLDIDKEFCIETMSEILEKAAAYNIFINIDMEKYIHYEKTLEILDVLRKKYPLVGTVIQTYLYRAEEDLKQLEHVRIRMVKGAYKESEAVAFQTKEDIDENFIKLAKQRLLGSAFTSIATHDHRIINEMKAFVNENNISKDKFEFQMLYGFRTEMHDELVKEGYKFCTYIPFGTDWFGYFMRRLAERPQNLNLVMRDVFYTKENKLKKSPIITGAAAFSLFVLWRKKRSKKLV from the coding sequence AGTTTTTTATTGGTTTATCAAATAATAAGGTATTAAATGCAAACGCCAAAAAATGGGGTTTTCGCCTTGGAGCGGAAAAATTTGTTGCAGGAATTGATATTGTTGGTGTAGTGGAGACAGTAAGGCAATTAAATACCCGCGGAATCTCCTGCACGTTAGATAATTTGGGAGAATTTATCTTGGACCGAAGTGAGGCTTTAGTTGCTAAGGATGAAATTATTCAAATGCTCGAGACAATTCATGAGGAAAGTCTGGATTGTCATGTATCCTTGAAGCTGACCCAGCTTGGTCTTGATATTGACAAAGAATTTTGTATTGAGACTATGAGTGAGATTTTGGAAAAAGCTGCAGCCTATAATATTTTCATCAATATTGACATGGAAAAATATATACATTATGAAAAAACGCTTGAAATTCTAGATGTATTACGGAAGAAATACCCTCTTGTTGGCACTGTAATTCAGACCTATTTATACCGAGCAGAAGAAGACCTGAAGCAGTTGGAGCACGTGCGTATTCGAATGGTAAAGGGTGCGTACAAAGAAAGTGAAGCAGTAGCTTTTCAAACAAAAGAGGATATTGACGAAAATTTTATAAAGCTTGCAAAACAACGCTTGCTTGGAAGTGCGTTTACGTCGATTGCTACACATGATCATCGCATCATCAATGAAATGAAAGCGTTTGTAAATGAGAATAATATAAGTAAAGATAAATTTGAGTTCCAAATGCTTTATGGATTTCGAACAGAAATGCATGATGAGCTGGTGAAAGAGGGTTATAAGTTTTGTACGTATATTCCTTTTGGGACAGACTGGTTCGGCTATTTTATGCGTCGTTTAGCAGAACGACCGCAAAATCTGAATCTCGTCATGAGAGATGTATTCTATACGAAGGAAAATAAATTAAAAAAATCTCCAATTATTACTGGTGCAGCTGCCTTCTCACTATTTGTTTTATGGAGAAAAAAACGAAGTAAAAAACTAGTATAA